The following coding sequences are from one Nitrospirae bacterium YQR-1 window:
- a CDS encoding ATP-binding protein, translating to MRISTKILLSLAGLSLLSLLLFSYIILHGMVELSNFTKAVNAGLGQQAVQDSIDNLRSEAEKHLLQTARYRALIIDMFLQKVEDGVNVMSGYATDLYSLKSPKGWNISYSQFEKPVDIYSASSYALSPGVKPEDVNSELKLTSHLDDIFKSVFPTNRHLFYIYIGTKSGIIRTYPWGDGLQPAYDHRARSWYLSAAEKKTITWTLPYLDAGTNELIITCAKAFFYPDGTLAGVTGADVTIHALNDDIINTRVGDEGYSFLIDGKDKLVSWPGMTVTNKKWNDVLINEDFTKNGDEIIKTIMKEIKTEGSGIITAIIDSEEKYIAYSTLKTTGWILCVVMPVDEITSVASKTRVKLSTGIEKAATEVNIQMKHLQRMIAAAIPLILLIVTLAALIISRRTTKPIKSLIEGIKSVAAGNLDYRMNIATGDEIEDLAVAYNKMAEELRKYDSKLKEQTQQLTNTNEDLVKEIWIRMEKEDIALKRNTEQLHYRDALLYLSRKDLSDSDSAFKTITRLVSETIGVARVSIWLFDKDKTAIHCHCLYKADEEAYESDFILKSVDYPIYFNALKNNRIINASYALTDPRTAEFTESYLKPLNIVSMMDAGINHKGDIAGVICCEQTETPLVWSMEAQEFVSSVSDMISFVLESAQRTQTERMLIQQSKLAAMGEMLSMIAHQWRQPLSSISTIVADMQVACAIGRPDINEFNESLDRVNEQAQYLSSTINDFKNFFSPTKKMETVMPDYIIEQALKIIGKSIEYKTIEVRREYSYKTAILTYPNELIQVILNILKNAQDILMEKEIPTPTIVIGGYEDNGNIFIELSNNAGGIPEDLTDKIFEPYFTTKEDSGGTGLGLYMSKTIIEKHCRGTLTVKNIRDGACFTIKLPLEREETDDI from the coding sequence ATGAGAATCAGCACAAAGATATTATTGTCACTTGCAGGGCTTTCACTGTTATCATTACTTCTTTTCAGCTATATAATATTGCACGGCATGGTTGAACTTAGTAATTTTACAAAGGCTGTAAATGCAGGTTTAGGGCAGCAGGCAGTACAGGACAGCATTGATAACCTCAGAAGTGAAGCGGAAAAACATCTCCTCCAAACGGCCCGTTACAGGGCACTCATAATAGACATGTTTCTGCAAAAGGTGGAGGATGGAGTAAATGTTATGTCTGGATATGCCACTGACCTATACAGCCTTAAGTCCCCAAAGGGCTGGAATATATCGTACTCTCAGTTTGAAAAACCGGTAGATATATACTCTGCATCGTCATATGCACTGTCGCCGGGTGTAAAACCGGAGGATGTAAACAGTGAGTTGAAGCTGACAAGCCATTTGGATGATATTTTTAAGTCTGTTTTTCCAACCAACCGCCATTTATTTTACATTTATATTGGAACAAAATCCGGGATAATACGTACATACCCCTGGGGTGACGGACTCCAACCGGCATATGACCACAGAGCCCGGTCGTGGTATCTGTCGGCGGCTGAGAAAAAAACAATCACATGGACCTTGCCCTACCTTGATGCCGGAACAAACGAGCTGATTATCACATGTGCTAAAGCGTTTTTTTACCCTGACGGCACCCTTGCAGGGGTGACAGGGGCTGACGTCACTATCCATGCACTAAATGATGATATAATAAACACCAGAGTCGGCGATGAGGGCTATTCGTTTCTCATAGACGGAAAGGACAAATTGGTCAGTTGGCCCGGCATGACGGTTACTAATAAGAAATGGAACGATGTGCTGATAAATGAGGATTTTACAAAAAATGGTGATGAGATTATAAAAACAATTATGAAGGAAATTAAAACGGAGGGTTCAGGGATAATCACTGCAATAATAGATTCAGAGGAGAAATACATTGCTTACTCCACGCTGAAAACCACAGGCTGGATACTGTGTGTGGTAATGCCGGTGGATGAGATAACCTCTGTAGCGTCAAAAACACGTGTTAAACTCTCAACCGGTATAGAGAAGGCGGCCACAGAGGTAAATATCCAGATGAAACATCTTCAGAGGATGATAGCCGCCGCAATTCCATTAATTCTGCTTATAGTGACACTTGCAGCATTGATTATATCAAGAAGAACAACAAAGCCGATAAAGTCCCTTATTGAGGGTATAAAGAGTGTCGCAGCCGGAAATCTTGACTACAGAATGAACATTGCAACCGGTGATGAAATCGAGGACCTTGCCGTAGCTTATAATAAAATGGCTGAAGAACTGCGAAAATATGATTCAAAACTTAAGGAGCAAACACAACAGCTCACAAACACAAACGAGGACCTTGTGAAAGAAATCTGGATTCGCATGGAAAAGGAAGACATTGCACTAAAAAGAAATACCGAGCAATTGCACTACAGGGATGCCCTGCTTTATTTGAGCCGTAAAGACCTTTCAGACTCTGACTCAGCATTTAAAACAATAACCCGACTTGTATCTGAGACTATCGGTGTTGCGCGTGTAAGTATATGGCTATTTGACAAGGATAAAACAGCAATACACTGCCACTGTCTTTATAAAGCGGATGAGGAAGCGTATGAGTCGGATTTCATCCTGAAATCTGTGGATTATCCTATTTATTTTAATGCGCTAAAGAACAACCGTATTATAAATGCCTCATATGCCCTCACAGACCCCCGTACCGCGGAATTCACAGAGAGTTACCTCAAACCCCTTAACATAGTGTCCATGATGGATGCCGGCATAAACCACAAGGGAGACATTGCCGGCGTTATCTGTTGCGAGCAAACAGAGACCCCTTTGGTGTGGAGCATGGAGGCACAGGAGTTTGTCTCATCGGTTTCGGATATGATCTCATTTGTTTTGGAGTCGGCACAGCGCACACAGACTGAACGTATGCTGATTCAACAGTCAAAACTTGCAGCCATGGGAGAGATGCTCTCTATGATAGCACACCAGTGGAGACAGCCCCTTTCCTCTATAAGCACCATTGTGGCCGACATGCAGGTGGCTTGTGCCATTGGGCGGCCTGATATAAACGAATTCAATGAATCCCTGGACAGAGTTAATGAACAGGCACAGTATCTGTCAAGCACGATTAATGATTTTAAAAATTTTTTCAGTCCGACAAAAAAGATGGAAACCGTTATGCCTGACTACATAATAGAGCAGGCTTTGAAAATTATTGGAAAATCCATCGAGTATAAAACCATAGAGGTACGCAGGGAGTACTCTTATAAAACCGCTATACTCACTTATCCTAACGAACTTATTCAGGTCATCTTAAATATTCTGAAAAATGCTCAGGACATTTTGATGGAGAAAGAGATACCAACTCCGACTATTGTAATAGGAGGGTATGAGGACAACGGCAACATTTTTATTGAGCTTTCCAACAATGCCGGCGGCATACCGGAGGATTTAACAGATAAGATATTCGAGCCGTACTTTACTACAAAAGAAGACTCAGGGGGCACGGGGCTAGGGCTTTATATGTCAAAAACGATTATAGAAAAACACTGCAGGGGCACTCTGACTGTGAAAAATATCAGAGACGGCGCATGTTTTACCATAAAACTTCCGTTAGAAAGAGAGGAGACTGATGACATATGA
- a CDS encoding chemotaxis protein CheW: MEPFTATENVLQLVTFTLGTEEYAVDILTVQEINRMTSITMVPNAPPFVEGVINLRGKVIPVVNLRKKFSIPDLEDSENAKIMIVDLKGVTMGLIVDAVSEVLRVPANIVEPTPPMATDISTEFIYGIAKLQDRLIIMLDLDKMIDSSTESFSF; the protein is encoded by the coding sequence ATGGAGCCCTTTACAGCAACAGAAAACGTACTTCAGCTTGTCACCTTTACTCTGGGCACAGAGGAGTATGCGGTGGATATTTTGACGGTACAGGAAATCAACAGGATGACGTCAATAACGATGGTACCAAATGCCCCGCCGTTTGTGGAGGGAGTTATAAACCTGCGCGGCAAGGTTATACCGGTGGTGAATCTCCGTAAGAAATTCAGTATTCCTGACTTAGAAGACAGTGAAAACGCTAAAATAATGATTGTTGACTTAAAGGGAGTTACGATGGGATTGATAGTGGATGCTGTATCGGAGGTTCTGAGAGTGCCTGCAAACATTGTGGAACCCACGCCTCCAATGGCTACAGATATCAGCACCGAGTTTATTTATGGAATAGCAAAGCTGCAGGACAGGCTTATAATTATGCTGGACCTTGATAAGATGATAGACAGCTCTACCGAGTCGTTTAGTTTTTAG
- a CDS encoding chemotaxis response regulator protein-glutamate methylesterase, with the protein MIQAPDKKIKVLIVDDSAFMRNTIKSLIARDPEIQVVGTASDGIEALEKIALLKPDIITLDVEMPRMNGLEALKAIMESNPLPVIMVSSLTTEGAKTTLEALELGAVDFIPKNLSELSVNIVNIKDMLLDKLKQIGSKKFKIPRRLPPLRAGIPASGRAAATVSEPATHSVQFTSSKRIQLVAIGTSTGGPKALQTIVPLLPKNFSVPVIISQHMPANFTGPFAERLCQLSRLPVKEAKHGEKIENGVVYVAPGTGHMSITKRGFDKFVSIGEDPAYIYKPSVDVMMLTANAAIPGACLGVILTGMGNDGFKGMKAIKDSGGRTLAQDEDTCVVFGMPKFVVESGLADKVVPLSEIAGEIINSI; encoded by the coding sequence ATGATACAGGCCCCGGATAAAAAAATAAAAGTATTGATAGTGGATGATTCCGCCTTTATGCGAAACACCATAAAGAGCTTGATAGCCAGGGACCCGGAAATCCAGGTGGTAGGGACAGCTTCAGACGGCATAGAGGCGCTGGAAAAAATTGCCCTGTTGAAACCCGATATCATCACACTGGATGTAGAGATGCCGCGTATGAACGGCCTTGAGGCACTTAAAGCCATCATGGAGAGCAACCCTCTGCCTGTAATAATGGTAAGCTCTCTTACAACTGAGGGAGCTAAGACTACATTAGAGGCACTTGAGCTGGGTGCGGTGGATTTTATTCCAAAGAACCTCTCCGAACTTTCCGTCAACATAGTAAACATAAAAGACATGCTGCTGGATAAACTTAAGCAGATTGGCAGCAAAAAATTCAAAATACCGAGGAGATTACCACCTCTAAGGGCTGGAATTCCTGCATCGGGCAGAGCGGCTGCCACAGTGTCGGAGCCGGCAACCCATTCTGTGCAGTTTACGTCATCCAAACGTATCCAATTGGTTGCAATAGGTACCTCTACGGGAGGACCAAAGGCGCTTCAGACTATAGTGCCGCTTCTGCCCAAAAACTTCTCAGTGCCCGTGATAATATCTCAGCACATGCCGGCTAATTTCACAGGTCCTTTTGCCGAGCGGCTTTGTCAACTGAGCCGGCTGCCGGTAAAAGAAGCAAAGCACGGTGAAAAGATAGAAAACGGCGTAGTTTATGTAGCCCCCGGCACCGGCCACATGAGTATCACTAAGAGAGGATTTGACAAATTTGTCAGCATTGGGGAGGACCCTGCATATATTTATAAACCATCTGTTGACGTTATGATGTTAACCGCTAATGCTGCAATACCCGGGGCTTGTCTCGGTGTAATATTGACAGGCATGGGTAATGATGGATTTAAGGGTATGAAGGCTATCAAGGACTCAGGGGGAAGAACTCTGGCTCAGGATGAGGACACTTGTGTTGTCTTTGGTATGCCGAAATTTGTAGTTGAATCGGGGCTTGCCGATAAAGTAGTGCCTCTTTCAGAGATAGCAGGGGAGATTATTAATTCGATTTAA
- a CDS encoding chemotaxis protein CheA, producing the protein MSDEMDEIINDFLIETTELVDDLNQKFVELESARDNQDLVNSIFRSVHTIKGASGFLGFNQMVDVTHITESVLKKIKDGELLLEPDIMDVILESIDMVKVLLEHIKQKDGMEEDITDLVSRLSVINDGAAHGAPVSSQSGRDIPDSDEPVVMDEDLLAELESERAASSSVKQVGEILIEQGMITEDDVDEALKIQELIKESVDIGEVPKVGEILTATERTSKEQVTRALNKQAPPPSPERSDKPQQVEQTIRVDVERLDNVLNLVGELVLARNRLMKISTTLELKYQDSEDFAPLTELTSFINLITTDLQIAVMKTRMQPIKKVFNRFPRMVRDLARQLNKDVELKLFGEDTELDKSIIEEIGDPLVHLIRNSVDHGIEMPKVREAAGKPKSGTVMLSAYQEGNNIVLAIEDDGKGIDHEMLKEKIVEKGLSTYDELDKLSIKEILDFILLPGFSTAKEVSDVSGRGVGMDVVKTNIDKLNGVITIDTEKGRGSRFLIRLPLTLAIIQALMVGVGKEVFAIPLASVVETVRLADKDIKTIRGQETVILRDEIVPVHRLADKFFIERSSDTEGKMYLVVILIGERKYGLMVDKLYGQEEVVIKSIEGFSGSADGVAGATITGDGKVVLILDPSVMFSGVKHG; encoded by the coding sequence TTGTCTGACGAAATGGATGAAATAATAAATGATTTTTTGATAGAGACAACGGAGCTTGTTGATGATTTAAATCAGAAATTTGTAGAACTTGAGTCTGCCAGAGACAATCAGGATTTGGTCAACAGTATATTCCGCTCCGTTCACACTATAAAGGGAGCTTCCGGGTTTTTAGGTTTTAACCAAATGGTGGATGTAACACACATAACGGAAAGCGTACTGAAAAAAATAAAAGACGGAGAGTTGCTCTTAGAACCCGACATTATGGATGTGATTCTTGAGTCTATAGACATGGTAAAGGTGCTTTTAGAGCATATCAAGCAAAAGGATGGAATGGAGGAGGATATAACCGATCTGGTCAGCCGTCTTAGCGTAATAAATGACGGAGCAGCTCATGGAGCGCCTGTGTCCTCTCAGTCAGGCCGTGATATACCCGATTCTGATGAGCCGGTGGTAATGGATGAGGATCTGCTGGCAGAGCTTGAATCAGAGCGCGCTGCCTCTTCAAGTGTTAAACAAGTGGGTGAAATCCTTATCGAACAGGGCATGATTACAGAGGATGACGTTGATGAGGCGCTCAAAATTCAGGAGCTGATCAAAGAGTCGGTAGATATTGGTGAGGTACCCAAAGTGGGAGAAATTTTAACTGCTACAGAGAGGACCTCTAAAGAGCAGGTAACGAGAGCTCTCAACAAACAAGCCCCGCCGCCGTCACCGGAGAGGTCAGACAAACCCCAACAGGTGGAGCAAACAATCAGGGTGGATGTTGAGCGGCTGGATAATGTGCTTAACCTTGTCGGTGAATTGGTTTTAGCAAGAAACAGGCTTATGAAAATATCAACCACGCTTGAACTAAAATATCAGGACAGCGAGGACTTTGCTCCTCTTACAGAGTTGACCTCTTTTATAAACCTTATAACTACCGACCTTCAGATAGCAGTAATGAAGACAAGGATGCAGCCCATAAAGAAGGTCTTTAACAGGTTTCCGCGTATGGTCAGGGACCTTGCCCGGCAGCTTAACAAAGATGTTGAGTTAAAGCTCTTTGGAGAGGACACTGAACTTGACAAGTCAATAATTGAGGAAATAGGCGACCCCCTTGTACATTTAATAAGAAACTCTGTAGATCACGGAATAGAGATGCCAAAAGTCAGAGAAGCCGCAGGAAAGCCAAAATCCGGCACTGTAATGCTTTCAGCATATCAGGAAGGCAATAACATAGTGCTGGCTATTGAGGACGATGGCAAGGGGATAGACCATGAAATGCTGAAAGAAAAAATTGTGGAAAAAGGCCTCTCAACGTACGATGAACTCGATAAACTCTCTATCAAGGAGATTTTGGATTTTATTCTTTTGCCGGGTTTTTCCACAGCCAAAGAGGTCTCAGACGTCTCCGGCAGAGGGGTCGGCATGGATGTGGTCAAGACCAATATAGATAAGTTAAACGGCGTAATCACAATAGATACGGAAAAAGGCAGGGGGTCACGCTTCTTAATACGGCTGCCCCTTACGCTTGCCATAATACAGGCACTTATGGTAGGAGTCGGCAAGGAGGTCTTTGCAATTCCGCTTGCCTCTGTTGTTGAAACGGTACGTTTAGCCGACAAGGATATTAAGACTATCAGAGGGCAGGAGACTGTCATTCTCAGGGATGAGATAGTGCCGGTGCATAGGCTTGCAGATAAGTTTTTCATAGAGCGCTCCTCTGATACTGAGGGAAAGATGTATCTGGTAGTCATATTAATCGGAGAGAGGAAGTATGGACTAATGGTGGATAAGCTTTATGGACAGGAAGAGGTGGTTATTAAATCAATAGAGGGATTTTCAGGAAGCGCAGATGGTGTAGCCGGGGCTACAATAACAGGAGATGGAAAGGTCGTTTTGATTTTGGACCCATCTGTGATGTTTAGCGGCGTTAAGCACGGTTAA
- a CDS encoding protein phosphatase CheZ: MGQYIGFNIGREEYVIPILIVQEIMKPAQTTVLPHCRDFVLGIISLRGKTITIIDLRQKLGLFDTGSHGEGNVIVVNLGRIIFGVKVDSITGVMNIDEGTIVNDVGFVGTNSDGCLKGVANLGAGRMVLMLDLTKLLSLEEISLIGEDIVNSECTADGDIVVTKRVTTMGGDFFVKEVRDAIHKSTANKGLDEDLTLRLMENVNKLLESFAGGDIESAEKAIEELSSFGDREMFSEIGKMTRRLHDSIKEFKYLLNPKLKNLAEGEMSEASDNLEWVITKTEDSANRTISIAEKNQAKITELLAEIDSFQKLHQTTNVKDENNGFPAFLKQELNDMNSDFLEIMLAQEFQDLTGQILRKVIRLVRDLEDQLVKLVMMFGVRVDAKQPAASPVDKPHGPHIKPSESIVSDQSDVDALLAEFGF, from the coding sequence ATGGGTCAATACATAGGTTTTAACATTGGCAGGGAAGAGTATGTTATTCCCATACTGATTGTACAGGAAATAATGAAACCGGCGCAGACCACGGTTTTGCCCCACTGCAGGGACTTCGTGCTTGGTATAATCAGTTTGCGCGGTAAGACGATTACCATTATAGATTTAAGGCAAAAGCTGGGGCTCTTTGACACCGGCTCACATGGTGAGGGCAATGTAATAGTGGTAAACCTGGGACGCATTATCTTCGGCGTTAAGGTGGATTCCATAACCGGAGTAATGAACATAGATGAAGGGACTATCGTCAATGACGTGGGTTTTGTTGGAACAAACTCCGACGGATGCTTAAAGGGGGTGGCAAACCTTGGTGCCGGCAGAATGGTTCTGATGCTTGACCTTACTAAGTTATTAAGCTTAGAGGAGATTTCTCTGATTGGCGAGGACATAGTAAACTCCGAGTGTACCGCAGACGGTGATATTGTTGTCACAAAGAGAGTAACAACAATGGGTGGAGACTTTTTTGTAAAAGAGGTTCGTGATGCCATCCACAAGAGTACTGCAAACAAAGGACTTGATGAGGATTTGACTCTCAGATTGATGGAAAATGTCAATAAGCTGCTGGAATCGTTTGCCGGTGGAGATATAGAGTCTGCCGAGAAAGCGATTGAGGAACTTTCAAGCTTCGGAGATCGTGAAATGTTTTCAGAGATTGGAAAGATGACCCGCCGCCTGCATGATTCCATCAAAGAATTTAAATATTTACTAAATCCTAAGTTAAAAAATCTGGCTGAGGGTGAGATGTCGGAAGCCAGTGACAACCTTGAATGGGTAATAACCAAAACTGAAGACTCTGCAAACAGGACTATAAGTATCGCAGAGAAGAATCAGGCTAAAATAACAGAATTGCTTGCTGAGATAGATAGTTTTCAAAAATTACATCAAACAACCAACGTTAAAGATGAGAATAATGGTTTTCCTGCTTTTTTAAAACAGGAACTAAATGATATGAATAGTGATTTTCTTGAGATAATGCTGGCTCAGGAGTTTCAGGATTTGACGGGACAGATACTAAGAAAAGTTATAAGGCTTGTCAGAGACTTAGAGGATCAGTTGGTAAAGCTCGTTATGATGTTTGGGGTGAGGGTGGATGCAAAACAACCGGCGGCATCGCCTGTGGACAAACCTCACGGGCCGCACATAAAACCATCGGAAAGCATAGTGTCGGACCAGAGCGATGTGGATGCACTGCTTGCCGAGTTTGGGTTCTGA
- the cheY gene encoding chemotaxis response regulator CheY, with product MPYDKNMRILVVDDFSTMRRIIKNILKQLGYEKIEEAEDGEQAFTKLKNGDFDFLITDWNMPNVTGLELLKRVRADAKLKALPVLLVTAEAEKEQVIEAVKAGVNNYVIKPFTSDVLKEKLDKIFEKLKK from the coding sequence ATGCCTTATGACAAAAACATGAGAATTCTGGTAGTGGATGATTTCTCAACAATGAGAAGAATTATTAAAAACATTTTAAAGCAGCTCGGGTACGAAAAAATTGAAGAGGCGGAGGACGGTGAACAGGCATTTACTAAACTCAAAAATGGAGATTTTGATTTTCTGATAACCGACTGGAATATGCCTAATGTTACAGGACTGGAATTACTGAAAAGAGTCAGGGCGGATGCTAAATTAAAAGCGCTCCCCGTGCTTCTGGTAACTGCCGAGGCGGAAAAAGAGCAGGTTATTGAGGCAGTCAAGGCCGGTGTAAATAATTACGTCATCAAACCTTTCACCTCGGATGTGCTTAAGGAAAAATTGGATAAAATATTTGAGAAGTTGAAAAAGTAA
- a CDS encoding response regulator produces MRIMVVDDDKTTRKILGLYLKGGGHQSVFAENGLDAIEKLAVNEVDLILTDLNMPFMDGIELIKTLKADTSFREIPVIMITTENDEVEKNKAVAAGANGYMVKPVSADSLNRAVKNFVKKT; encoded by the coding sequence ATGAGGATAATGGTAGTGGATGACGATAAGACTACACGCAAGATACTAGGCCTCTATCTTAAAGGCGGCGGCCATCAATCCGTATTTGCTGAAAACGGCCTTGACGCTATAGAAAAACTCGCTGTCAATGAAGTGGATTTAATCCTGACTGACCTCAATATGCCGTTTATGGATGGGATAGAGCTGATAAAAACGCTTAAAGCGGATACTTCTTTTAGAGAGATTCCGGTTATAATGATAACCACGGAAAATGATGAGGTTGAAAAGAATAAAGCTGTGGCAGCAGGTGCAAACGGTTATATGGTAAAGCCGGTATCAGCGGATTCACTTAATAGAGCTGTCAAAAACTTTGTAAAAAAAACTTAA
- a CDS encoding protein-glutamate O-methyltransferase CheR, with amino-acid sequence MIALKDETFRNFRDFIYEKSGIYIPDTKKYFIENRLSKRVEENKLASFDDYLYMLKYNNSISELNVLFDKITTNETFFFRELQQLEVLTGQIIPKIRSESKSATLKIWSAASSTGEEPYTIAMMLMENPKTAGIKFEVLASDLSESVLQKAREATYGQYSTRNIPPNYLKKYFKQADGNAYALNADVRSKVKFVQINLLDASKMRTIRDIDVVLCRNVLIYFDKKAKVSVVTSIYESLKNGGYFFIGMAESLHDVTRAFKPAIIDKTVVYQKA; translated from the coding sequence ATGATTGCCCTTAAGGATGAAACTTTTAGAAACTTCAGAGACTTCATATATGAAAAAAGTGGCATATATATACCGGATACGAAGAAGTACTTTATAGAAAACAGATTAAGCAAGAGGGTTGAGGAAAATAAGCTGGCCAGTTTTGACGATTACCTGTATATGCTGAAATATAATAACAGCATCAGTGAACTTAATGTTCTTTTTGATAAAATAACAACAAATGAGACATTTTTTTTTAGAGAGCTGCAACAATTGGAGGTTTTAACGGGACAGATAATACCCAAAATACGGTCTGAGTCAAAGTCTGCAACTTTAAAAATCTGGTCGGCGGCCAGCTCTACCGGAGAGGAGCCCTATACAATAGCAATGATGCTGATGGAAAATCCTAAAACAGCCGGCATTAAATTTGAGGTATTGGCCTCAGATTTAAGTGAATCTGTGCTGCAAAAGGCCAGAGAGGCCACCTACGGACAGTACTCAACCAGAAATATTCCACCGAACTATTTAAAAAAATACTTTAAACAAGCAGATGGAAACGCTTATGCTTTAAATGCAGATGTCCGCTCAAAGGTGAAATTTGTCCAGATAAACCTTCTTGACGCATCTAAAATGAGAACCATACGGGATATAGATGTAGTTCTGTGTAGAAATGTGCTAATATATTTCGATAAAAAAGCGAAGGTCTCTGTAGTGACAAGTATCTATGAATCGCTGAAAAACGGCGGTTATTTTTTTATAGGAATGGCTGAGTCTCTGCATGATGTGACAAGGGCGTTTAAACCTGCAATTATAGATAAAACCGTGGTGTATCAAAAGGCATAG